One genomic region from Sulfurimonas sp. encodes:
- a CDS encoding caspase family protein: MKKIIFLIIVWVNLFSQTGAILKLDTKGHTGLIKDIIISRDESEIITASDDKTIRVWDAVSGVEKRKILGQIGSGSEGMIFAMALSPYDKYLAVGGYFDNTHASSNLKHGQIRIYDYQTGKIIKILKSHESVVFDLGFSSDGELLISGSDDDTAKIWDVSNNFSLKDTITFHKDAVKGVKIIKNGSSYFAITSGYDYKIALYDIQEQEIINSISIDKRLKYIATTNANGGHIAFTGKAKAIYIYDFDLELIKVIKSTNKPVGLAYSKDGKFLITGTGKSPRVVRVYDASNNYTTVSSFKKHNNTTIAVAFLNNKTAVSAGGNNSEIYIWDIKTRKVKRKISGVGQRVWSVGLKGNKIAWGTKPDISKTNKMSTFTKSINLKNFKISKDTRNFKRNITTNGSYSLKHIKGGDYGYNGGTLQIRKNGKIKKTITKNSTNGFRHRCYGWYKDYIISGGNNGDLRVYNKQGENVATLVGHTSTVWSISIDGDRLVSGSGDQTIKLWDLSKLDEMKGSLVKLSWFSTKWHKWISKNYPNYKLQNERDVRRFYNKLIENNDNNNAKKLIAKTKILEPILNIFVSKDNEWVAWTKSGYFNSSVGGDKYVGYHINQGANKEARYVGSDKYFNTLYRPDIISLAIQTGSEKKAIAYASRTKKVKTINIQESLPPVISLLSNSNIRTNKKAITIKFSVDSDKPIKDIIILHNGERLSKRGIKRKQSNNYKSITIELDSGENIISIKARNKFAMSDEVLVYATKTSKTKNIYKPTLYMLSIGVSKYKNPEYNLGVADKDAKAMAKMFKKQEGKIYKKVVVKTLINKQAHSDNILDGLDWIDKEATSKDVVIIFIAGHGVNDEKGSYYFLSHDANLDKLRRTAVKWIEIEDTISNLPSKVILLADTCHSGNITGTRRDITSAIKSIINSGSGSIIMTATTGSGYSYEKKEWGHGAFTKSFIDGLDKMKADYDNDGTVTIKEIDLYITTRVKKLTNGKQKPTTIMPRSVPDFAIGVR; encoded by the coding sequence ATGAAAAAGATTATATTCTTAATCATTGTATGGGTAAACTTATTTTCACAAACTGGAGCTATTTTAAAACTTGATACAAAAGGTCACACAGGTCTTATAAAAGACATTATTATTTCTAGAGATGAAAGTGAAATCATAACTGCAAGTGATGATAAAACTATACGGGTCTGGGATGCTGTGTCTGGAGTAGAAAAAAGAAAGATTTTAGGGCAAATAGGAAGTGGTTCTGAAGGTATGATATTTGCAATGGCACTAAGCCCTTATGATAAGTATCTTGCCGTTGGTGGTTACTTTGACAACACTCACGCTTCTTCAAACCTTAAACATGGACAAATAAGAATATATGACTATCAAACAGGTAAAATCATAAAAATATTAAAGTCACACGAAAGTGTTGTTTTTGATTTGGGCTTTTCAAGTGATGGAGAACTGCTTATATCAGGCTCAGATGATGACACAGCAAAAATTTGGGATGTTTCAAATAATTTTTCACTAAAAGATACAATCACTTTTCACAAAGATGCAGTAAAAGGTGTAAAAATTATAAAAAATGGCAGTTCTTATTTTGCAATAACATCAGGATATGATTATAAAATAGCTCTGTATGATATACAGGAGCAAGAAATTATAAATAGTATTTCTATTGATAAAAGACTTAAATATATCGCTACGACGAACGCTAACGGTGGACATATTGCATTTACTGGAAAAGCTAAAGCTATATATATATATGATTTTGATTTAGAACTAATTAAAGTTATAAAAAGCACTAATAAACCTGTAGGACTCGCTTATAGCAAGGATGGTAAATTTCTCATTACAGGCACAGGTAAATCACCAAGAGTGGTAAGAGTATATGACGCGAGTAATAATTACACCACAGTAAGCTCATTTAAAAAACACAACAATACAACTATAGCAGTAGCATTTTTAAACAACAAAACTGCTGTAAGTGCTGGGGGAAACAACAGTGAAATATACATTTGGGATATAAAGACACGAAAAGTAAAAAGAAAAATATCTGGCGTTGGACAAAGAGTTTGGAGTGTTGGTTTAAAAGGCAATAAAATTGCTTGGGGAACAAAACCTGATATATCAAAAACAAATAAAATGTCTACATTTACAAAATCAATAAATCTAAAAAATTTTAAAATATCAAAAGATACGAGAAACTTTAAAAGAAATATAACGACAAATGGAAGCTACTCTTTAAAACATATTAAAGGTGGCGATTATGGCTATAACGGTGGAACTTTACAAATAAGAAAAAATGGCAAAATAAAAAAAACTATAACAAAGAACTCAACAAATGGTTTTAGACATAGATGCTATGGTTGGTATAAAGATTATATCATAAGTGGTGGAAATAATGGCGACTTACGAGTTTATAATAAGCAGGGTGAAAATGTAGCAACTCTCGTAGGTCACACAAGTACAGTTTGGTCTATATCTATTGATGGAGATAGACTAGTAAGTGGAAGTGGAGATCAAACAATAAAACTATGGGATTTAAGTAAACTAGATGAGATGAAAGGTTCTTTAGTAAAGTTATCTTGGTTTAGCACTAAATGGCACAAATGGATATCAAAAAACTACCCAAACTATAAACTCCAAAACGAGAGAGATGTAAGAAGATTCTACAACAAACTTATAGAAAATAATGATAATAATAATGCTAAGAAACTAATAGCAAAAACTAAAATCCTAGAACCAATCCTAAATATCTTCGTAAGCAAAGATAACGAATGGGTAGCATGGACAAAAAGTGGTTACTTTAACTCCTCAGTAGGTGGAGATAAATATGTAGGTTATCATATAAATCAGGGAGCAAATAAAGAAGCAAGATATGTAGGAAGTGATAAATACTTTAATACTCTATATCGTCCAGATATAATCTCTCTTGCTATTCAAACTGGTAGTGAAAAAAAAGCTATCGCTTACGCAAGTAGAACTAAAAAAGTTAAAACTATAAATATACAAGAATCTCTTCCTCCTGTTATAAGTCTACTTTCTAACTCAAATATAAGAACTAATAAAAAAGCTATAACCATTAAGTTTAGTGTGGATAGTGACAAACCAATAAAAGATATCATAATCTTACATAATGGTGAACGCCTAAGTAAAAGAGGAATAAAAAGAAAACAAAGTAATAACTATAAAAGTATAACAATAGAGTTAGATAGTGGAGAAAATATCATAAGCATAAAAGCAAGAAATAAATTTGCTATGAGTGATGAAGTTCTAGTCTATGCAACAAAAACCTCAAAAACTAAAAATATATATAAACCAACTCTATATATGTTAAGTATTGGGGTAAGTAAATATAAAAATCCTGAGTATAACTTAGGTGTTGCAGATAAAGATGCAAAAGCTATGGCTAAAATGTTTAAAAAACAAGAAGGTAAGATATATAAAAAAGTTGTAGTTAAAACTCTTATAAACAAACAAGCTCATAGTGATAATATACTTGATGGTCTAGACTGGATAGATAAAGAGGCAACAAGTAAAGATGTTGTTATTATCTTTATAGCAGGGCATGGAGTAAATGATGAAAAAGGTTCTTACTACTTTTTAAGTCATGATGCAAACTTAGATAAACTAAGAAGAACAGCAGTTAAATGGATAGAGATAGAAGACACAATAAGTAACCTTCCATCTAAAGTTATACTTCTTGCAGATACTTGTCATAGTGGAAACATTACAGGAACTAGAAGAGATATAACAAGCGCTATTAAGAGTATCATTAATTCTGGTAGTGGTAGTATTATCATGACAGCTACAACAGGAAGTGGATACTCTTATGAAAAAAAAGAGTGGGGACATGGTGCTTTTACAAAGAGTTTTATAGATGGACTTGATAAAATGAAAGCTGATTATGATAATGATGGAACAGTAACTATAAAAGAGATAGATTTATATATTACCACTAGAGTTAAAAAACTCACTAATGGTAAGCAAAAACCAACTACTATTATGCCTAGGTCTGTTCCTGACTTTGCTATTGGAGTTAGGTAA
- a CDS encoding Nif3-like dinuclear metal center hexameric protein yields MKISQIYSFLDELSPFELQESWDNSGLLLGDFNQEVKKIVLSIDVDEELIDSMDNDTLLITHHPIIFGGLKQLEFNKYPANLIQKMIQKNISNIAMHTNFDITHLNDYVVKEILGYKISNKDGFITYFDVDIEFDEFAKKISSVFGLPHAKCVKGAKSLKKVALTTGSGCSLIKNVKADCFLTGDVKYHDAMEAKSINLSLIDIGHFESERFFSQILHPYLKNLGLEAIIASSKNPFTYI; encoded by the coding sequence ATGAAAATTTCACAAATATACTCGTTTTTAGATGAACTCTCTCCGTTTGAACTACAAGAAAGCTGGGATAACTCAGGTTTATTACTTGGAGATTTTAATCAAGAAGTAAAAAAAATAGTTTTAAGCATAGATGTTGATGAAGAACTTATTGACTCTATGGACAACGACACTCTTTTAATAACGCATCATCCTATTATTTTTGGTGGATTAAAACAACTAGAATTTAATAAATACCCAGCAAATCTCATTCAAAAAATGATACAAAAAAATATTTCTAACATTGCGATGCATACAAATTTTGATATAACGCATCTAAATGATTATGTAGTAAAAGAAATTTTAGGCTATAAAATTTCAAATAAAGATGGATTTATTACTTACTTTGATGTGGATATAGAGTTTGATGAATTTGCAAAAAAAATATCATCAGTATTTGGTCTTCCTCATGCAAAATGTGTAAAAGGAGCAAAAAGCTTAAAAAAAGTAGCTTTAACAACAGGCTCTGGATGCTCTTTGATAAAAAATGTAAAAGCAGATTGTTTTTTAACAGGAGATGTCAAATACCACGATGCTATGGAGGCTAAGAGCATTAATTTGTCACTTATTGATATAGGACATTTTGAAAGTGAACGCTTTTTTTCACAAATTTTACATCCTTATTTGAAAAATTTAGGTTTAGAAGCTATAATTGCATCATCAAAGAACCCATTTACATACATATAA
- a CDS encoding zinc ribbon domain-containing protein, with translation MNQHLKQLIDLSHVDKEIDAFEPQIEEANSKYEAALAKKKSIDTDIENLTNEIKDEQLKKHKNELHLAELSQKLEDNSRKSGEVKTEREMKSLQLEEEIAKEQVTFANEEIARLEKIIESKKEQVEVAKVSLDEIDANLETVKSEVDKKLEVINKDRQKVFIQKEKLLGSINQKGLTFYQKIRRWARNTTVVPVEDQACMGCYMTINDKIYADVIKAEDITTCPHCGRILHVVESNE, from the coding sequence TTGAATCAACATCTTAAACAACTAATAGACCTCTCTCATGTAGATAAAGAGATAGATGCATTTGAGCCACAAATCGAAGAAGCAAACTCTAAATATGAAGCTGCATTAGCAAAAAAGAAAAGTATCGATACTGATATTGAAAATCTTACTAATGAAATCAAAGATGAGCAACTTAAAAAGCATAAAAATGAACTTCACTTAGCAGAACTTTCACAAAAATTGGAAGACAACTCTAGAAAAAGTGGTGAAGTTAAAACTGAGAGAGAAATGAAATCTCTTCAACTTGAAGAAGAAATAGCAAAAGAACAAGTAACTTTTGCAAACGAAGAGATAGCAAGACTAGAAAAAATTATTGAGTCTAAAAAAGAACAAGTTGAAGTTGCAAAAGTTTCTCTTGATGAGATAGATGCAAATCTTGAAACTGTAAAATCTGAAGTTGATAAAAAACTAGAAGTAATCAATAAAGATAGACAAAAAGTATTTATACAAAAAGAAAAACTTTTAGGTTCTATAAACCAAAAAGGTCTTACTTTTTACCAAAAGATTCGTCGTTGGGCTAGAAACACTACTGTTGTACCAGTTGAAGATCAAGCTTGTATGGGTTGTTATATGACAATTAATGATAAAATTTATGCAGATGTTATAAAAGCTGAAGACATTACAACTTGTCCACACTGTGGTCGTATTCTTCATGTGGTAGAATCTAACGAGTAA
- the waaA gene encoding lipid IV(A) 3-deoxy-D-manno-octulosonic acid transferase yields MKPFTALYYILSVVLYVVALPLLIYLSFKSKYKESIPSRFFLLNNPSFKDEDGVWFHVCSLGEAKALKPLLELINGVKINITTITHTGQTEVKKYKADVRYLPYEMLLPFWIKKQKLLIVLEAEFWYMLFVVATSKGTKVILLNARISDKSVKKYLQFTWFYKKLLANVEIIYAQSEVDKNRFIALGAKNIEVIGNIKLAAKVIKTKDYKKPLVQCIVAGSTHEGEEESILKSFVKYKKEVDAKLIIVPRHPERFQSVFSTMKKYADENSLSLSRFSNTNNFDSDLVLVDAMGELNNIYAISDIAILGGAFRNDVGGHNPLEPAFFGCKIITGKHFHDQKELFKYVHHVQYVDAQKIDEALFASKDLPPSMVEEKINLKPIINKILGK; encoded by the coding sequence TTGAAGCCATTTACAGCACTTTACTATATTTTAAGTGTTGTGCTATATGTTGTAGCACTTCCACTTTTAATATACCTTTCCTTTAAATCAAAATACAAAGAATCAATCCCTTCTCGTTTTTTTCTTTTAAATAACCCTTCTTTTAAAGATGAAGATGGAGTTTGGTTTCATGTATGTTCACTTGGTGAAGCAAAGGCATTAAAACCTTTACTTGAGCTTATAAATGGCGTAAAGATTAACATAACAACCATAACACATACGGGACAAACAGAGGTAAAAAAGTATAAGGCTGATGTTAGGTATTTACCATATGAGATGCTACTTCCTTTTTGGATAAAAAAGCAAAAATTACTTATAGTCTTAGAGGCTGAGTTTTGGTATATGCTTTTTGTAGTAGCAACTTCTAAAGGAACTAAAGTAATTCTTCTAAATGCTCGTATTTCAGATAAAAGTGTAAAAAAATACTTGCAATTTACTTGGTTTTATAAAAAGCTTTTAGCTAATGTAGAGATTATTTATGCTCAAAGTGAAGTGGATAAAAACCGTTTTATCGCTTTAGGGGCAAAAAATATTGAAGTGATTGGTAATATAAAGTTAGCCGCAAAAGTTATAAAAACAAAAGATTATAAAAAACCTTTAGTTCAATGCATTGTTGCAGGGAGTACACATGAAGGCGAAGAAGAGTCGATTTTAAAATCATTTGTAAAGTATAAAAAAGAAGTAGATGCCAAACTAATTATAGTACCTAGGCATCCAGAAAGGTTCCAAAGCGTTTTTAGCACAATGAAAAAATATGCTGATGAAAACTCACTAAGTTTATCAAGGTTTTCTAATACAAATAACTTTGACTCTGATTTAGTTTTAGTAGATGCTATGGGCGAGTTAAACAATATCTATGCGATAAGTGACATAGCTATACTCGGTGGTGCTTTTAGAAATGATGTTGGTGGACACAATCCACTAGAACCTGCTTTTTTTGGCTGTAAAATAATTACAGGAAAGCATTTTCACGACCAAAAAGAACTTTTTAAATATGTTCATCATGTTCAATATGTAGATGCACAAAAAATAGATGAAGCACTCTTTGCATCTAAGGACTTGCCTCCTTCAATGGTAGAAGAAAAAATAAATTTAAAACCAATAATAAATAAAATACTAGGAAAATAA
- a CDS encoding RNA pseudouridine synthase, protein MANEKAYKILALQEGVSNNQAKSMIDRGLVYVGNKKVIIARGELDAKTSFRVQKIEKMKPIFENDDIIVIDKPAYVNSDEIERQLKPAVLLHRLDRETSGVLMLVKDEDFRQKAIKEFKKDTVYKEYIAWVEGIISEPIEVDKPILTQRKNNKAYSNVSGKGKPARTEFFPDIVSANKTKIKCIIHNGRTHQIRTHLRYIDHPIVGDEQYGGRRAKRVMLHAHKVRLLGMEFIAPEPKIFVDFQ, encoded by the coding sequence ATGGCAAATGAAAAAGCATATAAAATCTTAGCCTTACAAGAAGGCGTATCAAATAATCAAGCTAAATCTATGATAGATAGAGGTTTAGTTTATGTTGGAAACAAAAAGGTAATCATCGCTCGTGGAGAGTTAGATGCTAAAACTAGTTTCAGAGTTCAAAAAATAGAAAAAATGAAACCTATTTTTGAAAATGATGATATTATAGTTATAGATAAACCAGCTTATGTAAACTCCGATGAGATAGAAAGGCAACTTAAACCTGCTGTATTACTACACAGACTTGACCGTGAAACTAGTGGCGTTTTGATGCTTGTAAAAGATGAAGACTTTAGACAAAAAGCGATAAAAGAGTTTAAAAAAGATACTGTTTATAAAGAGTATATCGCGTGGGTTGAAGGTATCATCAGTGAGCCAATAGAAGTTGATAAACCAATACTAACTCAAAGAAAAAACAATAAAGCATACTCAAATGTTTCGGGAAAAGGCAAACCAGCAAGAACTGAGTTTTTTCCAGATATTGTAAGTGCAAATAAAACAAAAATTAAATGCATCATTCATAATGGTAGAACACACCAAATAAGAACACATCTACGCTATATAGACCATCCAATAGTAGGTGATGAGCAATACGGTGGAAGACGCGCTAAAAGAGTTATGCTTCATGCTCACAAAGTTAGGCTACTAGGTATGGAGTTTATAGCACCAGAGCCTAAAATATTTGTTGATTTTCAATAG
- the ffh gene encoding signal recognition particle protein encodes MFDSLTSSFTAAIRKIRTFDDDKALTKALNELKKSLLKADVNHKVVKQLITDVQSQTRENGIGKDQFLDALRATLYELLEVGGNKGFIFAPNPPTVILMTGLQGSGKTTTTGKLATYLKNRQKKVLIVAADLQRLAAVEQLRQITTQIEVELFEDETLKNPVDVVKAALKKANDGIYDVVLIDTAGRLAVDDELMNELDAVKKAANPSEIFYVADSMTGQDAVRTATSFKEKIGIDGVILSKYDGDAKGGVALGLSSQVRVPLRFIGNGEKMEDLEVFIPERIVNRLMGFGDIEGLAEKTANIIDEKQAKKLTAKIKKGKFNFNDFLQQMESMKKMGSMKSIIGMMPGMGNMSKALKDFDMENSSELKNIKSMVSSMTMKERENPDLLNNSRKLRIATGCGLTQAEINRMIKQFKNAGKMAKKFSGKKGMQDLQAMMGQMGGPGGMGAIPR; translated from the coding sequence ATGTTTGACTCACTAACAAGTTCATTTACAGCGGCTATCAGAAAAATTCGTACATTTGATGATGATAAGGCACTAACAAAAGCACTAAATGAGCTTAAAAAATCACTCTTAAAAGCAGATGTAAATCATAAAGTAGTTAAGCAGTTAATTACTGATGTTCAATCTCAAACAAGAGAAAATGGCATCGGAAAAGACCAGTTCTTAGATGCACTAAGAGCTACACTTTATGAACTCTTAGAAGTAGGTGGGAACAAAGGCTTTATCTTTGCTCCAAATCCTCCAACTGTTATACTTATGACAGGACTACAAGGTTCTGGTAAAACGACTACAACTGGTAAACTTGCAACTTATTTAAAAAATAGACAAAAAAAGGTTCTTATAGTTGCCGCCGATTTACAGCGTCTAGCAGCAGTTGAACAACTTCGCCAAATCACTACTCAAATAGAAGTAGAACTTTTTGAAGATGAAACACTTAAAAATCCAGTTGATGTTGTAAAAGCTGCTCTTAAAAAAGCAAATGATGGCATCTATGATGTTGTGCTTATCGATACAGCAGGTCGTTTAGCGGTAGATGATGAACTAATGAATGAGCTTGACGCTGTTAAAAAAGCAGCAAATCCAAGTGAAATATTTTATGTTGCTGATTCAATGACTGGTCAAGATGCAGTAAGAACTGCCACAAGCTTTAAAGAAAAAATAGGCATCGATGGCGTAATACTTTCTAAATACGATGGAGATGCTAAAGGTGGTGTAGCTCTTGGTCTTTCATCCCAAGTAAGAGTTCCTCTAAGATTTATCGGTAACGGTGAAAAGATGGAAGATTTAGAAGTATTTATACCTGAACGAATCGTAAATCGTCTTATGGGCTTTGGTGACATTGAAGGGTTAGCTGAAAAAACTGCAAATATCATAGATGAAAAACAAGCTAAAAAGCTAACTGCAAAAATCAAAAAAGGTAAGTTTAATTTCAATGACTTTTTACAACAGATGGAAAGTATGAAAAAAATGGGTAGCATGAAGTCTATCATAGGAATGATGCCAGGTATGGGAAATATGTCAAAAGCTCTTAAAGATTTTGATATGGAAAACTCAAGTGAACTTAAAAATATAAAGTCAATGGTATCTTCTATGACAATGAAAGAGAGAGAAAATCCAGACCTACTAAATAACTCTCGTAAACTTAGAATCGCAACAGGTTGTGGTTTAACTCAAGCAGAGATAAACCGTATGATTAAACAGTTTAAAAACGCTGGTAAAATGGCTAAAAAGTTTTCAGGCAAAAAAGGCATGCAAGACTTACAAGCGATGATGGGACAAATGGGTGGTCCTGGAGGAATGGGAGCTATTCCTAGATAA
- a CDS encoding F0F1 ATP synthase subunit C, producing the protein MKKILFLLVALSVAAFASDGDVANQTLKAYSMIAAGLGLGLAALGGAIGMGHTAAATIAGTARNPGLGAKLMTTMFIALAMIEAQVIYALVIALIALYANPYLG; encoded by the coding sequence ATGAAAAAAATTCTTTTTCTTTTAGTAGCACTTTCTGTTGCTGCATTCGCGTCTGATGGTGATGTTGCTAATCAAACACTTAAAGCTTATTCTATGATAGCTGCTGGTCTTGGTCTTGGTCTTGCTGCTCTTGGTGGAGCTATCGGTATGGGTCATACTGCTGCTGCTACTATCGCTGGTACTGCTCGTAACCCAGGTCTTGGTGCTAAACTTATGACTACAATGTTTATTGCTCTTGCAATGATTGAAGCACAAGTTATTTATGCACTAGTAATTGCACTAATCGCACTTTACGCTAACCCATATTTAGGCTAG
- a CDS encoding DUF1007 family protein has translation MIPSAEVDIDLIVENKKLTNIHVEWKFSDIYSNEIVKQYDKNKNAKLDKDELNSVLKAKLDYLVPKQMLTKIQYANYEDNYSSVIRAEYKNFDIKMIDNILLFSYEAYLDLEIKEKMMLSFLFEDDESFFNFMTSSIDVHSSELYYEKNLYLFTASIFFSYSSLDKIQKEVKIVKEKHKVKITEPLKQEYSKIETIQENLLKSSISKIKSLFESIKDEKNPFTYTLLLFFAYIYGAIHALGPGHGKTLVGSYFLSNDRSYSKALFISLAIGIVHTFSAFLLTLVIYYIVDTFLAKFIDESLYYTTKISALVIISIALYLIYNKYKAYKKIQNAAKYSFSANPHVSTCSCSSCKVDNNSTDMALIISAGIIPCPGTVTIFIFSLSLGLYYAGFLSAFVMSLGMSTIIFLSALISVAIRKKTSNYNDNLKKYLEYASLGIILLLGLFLLIA, from the coding sequence ATGATTCCTTCTGCTGAAGTAGATATAGATTTAATTGTAGAAAATAAAAAACTTACAAATATTCATGTAGAGTGGAAATTTTCTGATATTTATTCAAATGAGATTGTAAAGCAATATGACAAAAATAAGAATGCTAAACTTGATAAAGATGAATTAAATAGTGTATTAAAAGCTAAACTTGACTACCTAGTTCCTAAACAGATGCTAACAAAAATCCAGTATGCAAACTATGAAGATAACTATAGCTCAGTTATAAGAGCAGAGTATAAGAATTTTGATATAAAAATGATAGATAATATTCTTTTATTTTCTTATGAAGCATATTTAGATTTAGAGATAAAAGAGAAGATGATGTTATCGTTTTTATTTGAAGATGATGAATCGTTTTTTAACTTTATGACTTCATCTATTGATGTTCATTCAAGTGAACTTTATTATGAAAAGAATTTATATCTTTTTACTGCTTCTATATTTTTTAGCTATTCTTCATTAGATAAAATACAAAAAGAGGTAAAAATAGTAAAGGAGAAGCATAAAGTAAAAATTACGGAACCTTTAAAACAAGAATATAGCAAAATAGAAACTATTCAAGAAAATTTACTCAAAAGTAGTATAAGTAAGATTAAGTCTCTATTTGAATCTATTAAAGATGAAAAAAATCCTTTTACATATACGCTTTTGCTATTTTTTGCTTATATTTATGGAGCTATTCATGCTTTAGGACCAGGTCATGGTAAAACACTTGTTGGAAGCTATTTTTTATCAAATGATCGTTCATATTCTAAAGCTTTGTTTATATCATTAGCTATAGGGATTGTTCATACATTTTCAGCTTTCTTACTTACTCTAGTAATATATTACATTGTAGACACATTTTTGGCTAAGTTTATAGATGAAAGCTTATATTACACAACAAAAATATCAGCACTAGTTATTATTAGTATAGCTCTTTATCTCATATATAATAAATATAAAGCTTATAAGAAAATCCAAAATGCAGCCAAATACAGCTTTAGTGCAAATCCTCATGTCTCAACATGTTCTTGTAGTTCATGTAAAGTGGATAACAATTCAACAGATATGGCTCTCATAATATCCGCTGGAATCATTCCATGTCCTGGAACTGTGACAATTTTTATATTTTCTCTTTCTCTTGGACTTTATTATGCGGGGTTTTTATCTGCATTTGTAATGAGTTTAGGAATGAGCACAATCATATTTTTGTCTGCTCTAATAAGTGTTGCAATTCGTAAGAAAACATCAAACTATAATGATAATTTAAAAAAATATTTAGAATACGCAAGTTTAGGCATAATTCTTTTACTAGGATTATTTTTATTAATCGCATAA
- a CDS encoding metal ABC transporter permease, whose translation MLEALSYEFIQNALISGVLVSFAAGIIGSLIVVNRMVFLAGGIAHAAYGGIGIAVFTGIPIFLGTAIFAIIAALFMAFVTINQREKIDIFIGLIWAVGMAIGIIFVDLTPGYNVDLMSYLFGSILAVNSDDLYFMSFLLVIILFVVTFKYRDILAVSYDSEYAALSGINVKFYYTLILILSALTIVVTIKIVGLILVIALLTIPIYIAQNLSSSLYSMMLISGFIATFFTMVGLWLSYSYNLTSGASIILVSAFSLIIFMIGSKLKLKNLY comes from the coding sequence ATGTTAGAAGCTTTATCTTATGAGTTTATACAAAATGCTTTAATCTCTGGAGTGTTAGTTAGTTTTGCAGCTGGAATAATTGGCTCACTTATCGTAGTAAACAGAATGGTATTTTTAGCTGGTGGAATTGCACATGCCGCTTATGGAGGAATTGGAATAGCTGTTTTTACTGGAATACCTATATTTTTAGGAACAGCTATTTTTGCTATTATTGCAGCACTATTTATGGCCTTTGTAACTATCAATCAAAGAGAAAAAATAGATATATTTATAGGACTTATCTGGGCTGTTGGAATGGCAATAGGGATAATCTTTGTAGACTTAACACCGGGATATAATGTCGACTTAATGAGTTATCTTTTTGGTTCTATTTTAGCAGTAAATAGTGATGATTTATATTTTATGAGCTTCTTGCTTGTCATAATACTTTTTGTTGTTACATTTAAGTATCGTGATATTTTAGCTGTATCTTATGATAGTGAATATGCTGCATTAAGTGGTATAAATGTAAAGTTTTACTATACACTTATACTTATTTTGTCTGCATTGACTATTGTAGTTACCATAAAAATTGTCGGACTTATTTTGGTTATTGCTTTACTTACTATTCCTATATATATAGCTCAAAATTTATCTTCTTCACTTTATTCTATGATGTTGATTTCAGGGTTTATTGCTACTTTCTTTACAATGGTTGGTCTTTGGTTATCATATAGTTATAATTTAACATCTGGTGCATCTATAATTTTGGTGTCGGCATTTTCACTTATTATTTTTATGATTGGATCAAAATTAAAATTAAAAAATTTATATTAA